A section of the Serratia liquefaciens ATCC 27592 genome encodes:
- the lrp gene encoding leucine-responsive transcriptional regulator Lrp — MADNKKRPGKDLDRIDRNILNELQKDGRISNVELSKRVGLSPTPCLERVRRLERQGFIHGYTALLNPHYLDASLLVFVEITLNRGAPDVFEQFNSAVQKLEEIQECHLVSGDFDYLLKTRVPDMSAYRKLLGETLLRLPGVNDTRTYVVMEEVKQSNRLVIKTR; from the coding sequence ATGGCAGACAATAAGAAACGCCCGGGTAAAGATCTCGATCGTATCGACCGCAACATCCTCAACGAACTGCAAAAGGATGGGCGTATTTCGAACGTTGAACTTTCGAAGCGCGTGGGGTTATCCCCAACCCCATGTTTAGAACGCGTGCGCCGCCTCGAGCGCCAGGGTTTTATTCATGGTTATACCGCGTTGCTCAACCCGCATTATCTGGATGCGTCCCTGTTGGTCTTCGTGGAAATCACGCTGAACCGCGGTGCGCCGGATGTGTTTGAGCAATTCAACTCAGCAGTTCAGAAGCTTGAAGAAATTCAGGAGTGTCATCTGGTGTCCGGTGATTTCGACTATCTGTTGAAAACCCGCGTGCCGGATATGTCCGCTTACCGTAAGTTGCTTGGTGAAACCTTGCTGCGTCTGCCGGGGGTTAACGACACCCGTACGTACGTGGTAATGGAAGAAGTGAAACAGAGCAACCGTCTGGTTATCAAAACACGGTAG